The following are encoded in a window of Labrus bergylta chromosome 16, fLabBer1.1, whole genome shotgun sequence genomic DNA:
- the LOC109993921 gene encoding tripartite motif-containing protein 16-like — translation MATLSSTNEETLKEGQHSADVEEEPRDPTIEVSETLQPQDVLCDSCMDSPSKAFKSCLTCLVSYCEAHLRPHLENAKFQNHRLVDPLHDIDCRTCEVHHLPVERFCLTDGCCVCPDCETQEHQGHTAASVGEARTQIEAELQKKQEEITQGAEAAEKAIEKLQSNNDLIKSSVQEVCVIVEEQFKKLQTTVDEARKGAVEVLDGEKRKALKQAEGIQAHLEQRRTELMKTVAQMNKLSKCKSDVDFLQEYSEWKKGVADVCLPTTYINRMDHLTTYTQVVTDVTQELCDLILSSYKEKLNLVWKSCAKSQMPEPPASSLPDPETRDDFLKYTRSLTFDPDTTHNFLRVKEDNRKLTNSSPWQHSYPDHPSRFEYWRQAMTVESLYLGRHYIEAELSGEGAHLGVTYKSIDRKGEQSTSCITGNYFSWCVGRNSRGFFAWHDGVETGLKVSNLTKVGLYIDFPKGTMSFYDVTGPMRLLHKCVANFIEPLYVVTWLSKKDNVVSLLDAK, via the exons ATGGCGACTCTCAGCAGTACTAATGAGGAGACTTTGAAGGAGGGTCAGCACAGTGCAGATGTAGAGGAGGAACCGAGGGATCCTACCATTGAAGTGTCTGAGACCCTGCAACCCCAAGATGTGTTGTGTGACTCCTGCATGGACAGCCCCAGCAAGGCCTTCAAATCCTGCCTGACATGTCTGGTGTCGTACTGCGAGGCACATCTGAGGCCACATCTGGAGAATGCCAAATTTCAAAACCATCGTCTGGTTGACCCCCTCCACGACATCGACTGCAGGACATGCGAGGTTCATCATCTTCCGGTCGAACGCTTTTGTCTGACGGacggctgctgtgtgtgtccaGATTGCGAGACACAGGAGCATCAGGGTCACACGGCTGCATCTGTAGGGGAGGCACGCACGCAGATTGAG GCGGAGTTGCAGAAGAAGCAAGAAGAGATCACTCAGGGTGCTGAAGCAGCTGAGAAAGCCATTGAAAAGCTGCAAAGCAACAACGACCTGATTAAA TCTTCAGTGCAGGAggtttgtgttattgttgagGAGCAGTTCAAAAAGCTGCAGACGACCGTGGATGAGGCCAGAAAGGGGGCGGTGGAGGTGCTGGacggagagaagagaaaggcaCTCAAGCAGGCGGAGGGCATCCAGGCACATCTGGAGCAGAGGAGAACAGAGCTGATGAAAACTGTCGCTCAAATGAACAAACTGTCCAAGTGCAAGTCTGATGTTGACTTCCTGCAG GAGTACTCGGAGTGGAAGAAAGGAGTGGCAGATGTATGTCTTCCAACGACATACATCAACCGCATGGACCATTTGACCACTTATACTCAAGTAGTGACTGATGTAACACAGGAGTTATGTGACCTGATTCTGTCGTCCTACAAGGAAAAACTGAACCTGGTGTGGAAAAGTT GTGCTAAATCCCAGATGCCAGAACCTCCAGCTTCATCCCTGCCCGATCCTGAGACACGtgatgactttttaaaat ACACAAGGAGTTTGACCTTTGATCCAGACACCACTCATAACTTCCTTCGCGTAAAGGAAGACAACAGGAAGCTGACCAACTCCAGCCCCTGGCAGCACAGCTACCCTGATCACCCTTCTCGCTTCGAGTACTGGCGACAGGCGATGACTGTGGAGAGCCTTTACCTGGGGAGGCACTACATCGAAGCAGAGCTGAGCGGGGAAGGCGCACACCTAGGGGTCACATATAAGAGCATCGATCGTAAGGGAGAGCAAAGCACGAGCTGCATCACCGGGAATTACTTTTCCTGGTGTGTTGGAAGGAACAGCAGAGGTTTCTTCGCCTGGCATGATGGCGTGGAGACTGGCTTGAAAGTCTCTAATCTCACCAAAGTTGGTTTATACATTGATTTTCCCAAAGGCACCATGTCTTTCTATGATGTCACTGGTCCTATGAGGCTTCTCCACAAGTGCGTGGCTAACTTCATCGAGCCTTTATATGTCGTCACCTGGCTGTCAAAAAAAGACAACGTGGTTTCTCTGCTTGATGCAAAATGA